A single Phycisphaerae bacterium DNA region contains:
- the nadC gene encoding carboxylating nicotinate-nucleotide diphosphorylase, whose protein sequence is MQIDLNQILPLIEIARREDLGLHGDLTSRLMPELAVTARGRWQIVPRDHGRFCGALLLPALVESLAPEVVLDWIDPHADALNVEPGVPIARLSGRVIQMLTAERTILNFLQHLSGVATLTSRFVAAVTGTHAKIYDTRKTTPGLRELEKYAVRCGGGHNHRIGLFDAVLIKDNHLAGIPSSRLAHAVFEMLNRLPHLPSQPAFVEVECDTLEQFEQLLSVVGIDVILLDNFSLEDMRSAVAIRDARGLRSKVELEASGRVTLETVRAVAETGVERIAVGAITHSAPILDIGLDAIE, encoded by the coding sequence ATGCAAATCGACCTGAATCAGATTTTGCCGCTCATCGAAATAGCCCGCCGCGAAGACCTCGGACTGCATGGTGATCTCACCTCGCGTCTCATGCCCGAGCTTGCGGTGACCGCGCGTGGACGTTGGCAGATTGTCCCTCGCGATCACGGCCGATTCTGCGGTGCGTTGTTACTCCCGGCGCTCGTCGAATCGCTCGCGCCGGAGGTGGTGCTTGATTGGATCGATCCGCATGCGGACGCGCTGAATGTCGAACCCGGCGTGCCGATCGCCCGGCTCAGCGGCCGCGTGATTCAGATGCTGACCGCCGAGCGGACGATTCTGAACTTCCTTCAGCATCTTTCAGGCGTCGCGACGCTGACAAGTCGCTTTGTCGCCGCGGTCACCGGAACCCATGCCAAGATTTATGATACGCGCAAGACAACGCCGGGCCTGCGCGAGCTGGAAAAATACGCCGTTCGCTGTGGCGGTGGACACAATCATCGCATCGGGCTTTTCGATGCGGTTCTGATCAAGGACAACCACCTCGCCGGAATTCCATCGTCGCGCCTGGCCCATGCCGTTTTCGAAATGTTGAACCGCCTTCCGCATTTGCCCTCACAGCCTGCCTTTGTCGAAGTCGAGTGCGATACGCTCGAGCAATTCGAGCAGTTACTGAGCGTCGTAGGCATTGACGTCATCCTCCTGGATAATTTCAGCCTCGAAGACATGCGATCGGCTGTTGCCATCAGAGACGCCCGCGGACTGCGCAGCAAAGTGGAACTGGAGGCGAGCGGCCGCGTCACCCTCGAAACCGTACGTGCTGTCGCCGAGACCGGTGTCGAACGAATCGCCGTCGGTGCCATAACGCACTCCGCTCCCATTCTCGATATCGGCTTGGACGCCATTGAATGA
- the nrfD gene encoding polysulfide reductase NrfD yields MPRFGFAIDNRACIGCHACTVACKSEHSVPIGVNRTWVKYIEKGEFPNTRRSFNVQRCNHCTDAPCVEICPVTSLFIRPDGIVDFDNDRCIGCKACMQACPYDALYLDPETLTAAKCNYCTHRVDQGIEPACVVVCPVEAIVSGDLDDHTSRISLLDMSQRVQYPKVEKNTRPKLFYVGGETAALDPAAAPPQQDYVWSSGAGASLGVNKKALSLADDEASEDARARRVYDQKKKPAPWGWMVSAYITTKAVSTGIPLVTFILFALGLSASPLPFSAAIASVAFLGLTGYLLVADLTQPKRFLYVLLRPQWKSWLVRGAYFITAFGMLIPIVWASGFLPLGYWPKFYLSFVLALFATATAGYTALLFAQARGRDYWQSPLLVVSMIVDALVAGTACCVLLGIMDWAGGMVSVSTDSPTWWPSAVGSNPDPARVVLGVALVMLIAIQKAELLPRHQTKNAELTAAAILRGPFASWFWIGVAAVGLLAPAAVLLSGGPIRLAAVLILLGITAKNHILVQAPQRVPLS; encoded by the coding sequence ATGCCCCGATTTGGTTTCGCCATCGATAATCGTGCCTGCATCGGCTGTCACGCGTGTACCGTTGCCTGCAAGAGCGAGCACAGCGTACCGATCGGCGTAAACCGAACCTGGGTGAAGTACATTGAGAAGGGCGAATTCCCCAACACGCGCCGCAGCTTCAATGTCCAGCGATGCAATCATTGCACTGATGCGCCCTGCGTCGAGATTTGTCCGGTGACATCCCTCTTCATCCGTCCGGACGGCATTGTCGATTTCGACAACGACCGCTGCATTGGATGCAAGGCCTGCATGCAGGCATGCCCCTACGATGCGCTCTATCTCGACCCGGAAACACTGACGGCCGCCAAGTGCAACTACTGCACGCACCGCGTTGACCAGGGCATCGAGCCGGCGTGCGTGGTCGTATGCCCCGTCGAGGCCATCGTCAGCGGCGATCTTGACGACCACACCAGCAGGATTTCGCTACTCGACATGAGCCAGCGCGTTCAATATCCGAAAGTGGAAAAAAACACGCGACCGAAGCTGTTCTATGTCGGCGGTGAGACGGCGGCACTGGATCCGGCCGCTGCTCCGCCACAGCAGGACTATGTCTGGAGCAGCGGTGCGGGCGCCTCCTTGGGCGTGAACAAGAAGGCGCTGTCACTCGCGGACGACGAGGCAAGCGAAGATGCCCGCGCCCGCCGCGTCTATGACCAGAAGAAGAAGCCCGCCCCGTGGGGCTGGATGGTGTCGGCCTATATCACGACGAAAGCAGTTTCGACGGGAATCCCGCTCGTGACATTCATTCTGTTTGCGCTGGGCCTGTCGGCATCGCCGTTGCCATTTTCGGCGGCGATTGCGTCTGTGGCGTTCCTTGGGCTCACTGGATATCTGCTGGTGGCGGACCTGACGCAGCCGAAGCGGTTTCTGTATGTGCTGCTTCGCCCGCAATGGAAGAGCTGGCTTGTGCGCGGAGCCTACTTTATCACGGCATTCGGAATGCTGATTCCGATCGTCTGGGCATCGGGTTTTCTACCGTTGGGTTACTGGCCAAAGTTCTATCTGTCTTTCGTCCTTGCGCTGTTCGCGACGGCCACGGCGGGATATACCGCCCTGCTGTTCGCTCAGGCGCGCGGCCGGGATTACTGGCAGAGTCCGCTGCTGGTGGTGTCGATGATTGTCGACGCGCTCGTCGCCGGAACCGCGTGCTGTGTTCTGCTCGGAATCATGGACTGGGCGGGCGGAATGGTTTCAGTGTCAACTGACTCGCCGACATGGTGGCCGTCGGCCGTGGGAAGCAATCCCGATCCGGCGCGGGTTGTCCTCGGGGTCGCGTTGGTGATGCTGATCGCCATTCAGAAAGCCGAGTTGTTGCCGCGGCATCAGACGAAGAATGCAGAGTTAACGGCCGCCGCCATCCTGCGCGGGCCTTTTGCGTCATGGTTCTGGATCGGAGTCGCCGCCGTGGGCCTCCTGGCGCCGGCCGCCGTCCTGCTCTCAGGCGGACCGATTCGCCTGGCCGCCGTGTTGATCCTGCTCGGTATCACGGCAAAGAACCACATCCTCGTCCAGGCGCCGCAGCGTGTGCCGCTGAGTTGA
- a CDS encoding biotin--[acetyl-CoA-carboxylase] ligase: MIPDSPHVLSADAIAAELHTARVGRRVAVLPEIDSTNTFALQTLAPQSGADADGTAVFAERQTAGRGRLGRQWHSPAGASVMCTILLNEPRNAARPAFWMTGAAVAVARTIERTTDVSPQIIWPNDIYVGEKKLAGILVEAKVTGCSPETLDTHRVEVLAPREIARRDQRSSQFAAWIAIGIGINCLQQPMHFPEPLRACSTSLHIESRDPIDRLAIARRLLRELDGLFAEPACVSDDELTAEWCRRSADIGRRVTLISGQEHVSGVILDIHPRDGLVLQPDVGSRRHFDPATTSRA; the protein is encoded by the coding sequence ATGATCCCCGATTCGCCGCATGTCCTGAGCGCCGATGCCATCGCCGCCGAGCTGCATACGGCCCGGGTGGGTCGGCGTGTCGCCGTTCTGCCGGAGATCGACAGCACCAATACCTTCGCATTACAAACTCTGGCTCCGCAATCCGGAGCGGACGCGGACGGAACCGCCGTATTTGCGGAGCGTCAGACGGCCGGTCGCGGTCGTCTGGGGCGACAGTGGCATTCCCCGGCTGGTGCGAGCGTGATGTGCACGATTCTCCTCAATGAGCCGCGCAATGCGGCGCGGCCCGCATTCTGGATGACGGGAGCGGCCGTTGCGGTCGCAAGGACGATCGAGAGGACGACGGATGTCTCGCCGCAGATTATCTGGCCCAACGATATCTACGTGGGGGAGAAGAAACTGGCCGGCATCCTCGTCGAAGCAAAGGTCACCGGCTGCAGTCCGGAGACGTTAGATACCCATCGCGTCGAAGTGCTCGCCCCAAGGGAAATCGCCCGGCGCGATCAACGCTCCAGTCAATTCGCCGCGTGGATTGCAATCGGCATTGGGATTAACTGTCTACAGCAGCCGATGCACTTCCCGGAGCCGCTTCGCGCATGCTCCACGTCGCTCCACATTGAGAGCCGCGACCCCATCGATCGACTTGCAATCGCCCGCCGTCTGCTTCGCGAACTTGATGGACTCTTCGCCGAACCGGCCTGCGTCAGTGACGACGAGCTGACTGCCGAATGGTGTCGCCGGTCCGCTGACATCGGCCGCCGCGTCACGCTCATCTCGGGGCAGGAGCACGTCTCCGGCGTCATACTCGATATCCACCCGCGCGATGGCCTGGTGCTTCAACCCGATGTTGGCTCGCGCCGGCATTTCGACCCGGCGACCACCTCGCGTGCGTGA
- a CDS encoding AAA family ATPase yields MTVYVRMKNGESKAPPRFSDEQVSVMLKGKPGDFNMVNSSSNLFGGKAHNGIRVVVTGQVGVDKRPFLEKVRDLAGERGHNVTVCNVGAMMYKEAPDVRPGRILDLPRTRLNSLRRAVFKDVLATAERTENVIVNTHATFRWKHGLFEAFDFDQMKAFDADLYVTLVDNVDAIHERLLKEHDVPHTLKDIMVWREEEILATEILAHAIGRHGTFYVLARGHNEATAESLVRLMFESQRKKIYPSFPMSHVMDMPDVLAEIDGFRASLAEHFICFDPGDLDEKRLLFEAGEATKKGEAAITLKVNGRDLTFSVNDVTNVARDIDGQIYARDFKLIDQSDMIVSYIPELAGGIPGLSSGVERELQHAWEGTKEVYVIWRPRKDPSPFITETATRVFKSVDELFKHFQTLKYLGNYQLNLLNPSAPMERGRFG; encoded by the coding sequence ATGACAGTTTACGTCCGAATGAAAAACGGCGAAAGCAAGGCCCCGCCGCGTTTCTCCGACGAACAGGTTTCGGTTATGCTGAAGGGAAAACCGGGAGACTTCAATATGGTCAACAGTAGCAGCAATCTCTTCGGCGGAAAGGCACACAACGGCATTCGCGTCGTCGTCACCGGGCAGGTCGGCGTCGACAAGCGCCCCTTCCTCGAGAAAGTCCGCGATCTGGCCGGCGAGCGCGGCCACAATGTCACGGTCTGCAACGTCGGTGCGATGATGTATAAGGAAGCGCCGGACGTTCGGCCGGGACGGATTCTCGATTTGCCGCGGACCCGCTTGAACAGCCTGAGGCGTGCTGTTTTCAAGGACGTACTTGCGACGGCCGAGCGAACCGAAAACGTGATTGTCAACACCCACGCGACGTTTCGATGGAAACACGGCCTGTTCGAGGCCTTCGATTTCGACCAGATGAAGGCCTTTGATGCCGATCTTTACGTCACGCTCGTGGACAACGTCGATGCCATTCACGAACGGCTCCTTAAAGAGCATGACGTGCCTCATACGCTCAAGGACATCATGGTCTGGCGCGAGGAGGAAATTCTCGCCACGGAAATTCTCGCACACGCCATCGGGCGACACGGCACTTTTTACGTGCTCGCGCGCGGTCATAACGAGGCGACTGCTGAATCGCTGGTGCGGCTGATGTTCGAATCACAGCGCAAGAAGATTTACCCCAGCTTTCCGATGTCGCACGTCATGGACATGCCGGACGTGCTTGCTGAGATCGACGGATTCCGCGCCTCGCTGGCGGAGCATTTCATTTGTTTCGATCCCGGAGACCTCGACGAAAAGCGCCTGCTTTTTGAGGCCGGAGAAGCGACCAAGAAGGGCGAGGCCGCAATCACGCTGAAGGTGAACGGGCGCGATCTGACGTTCAGCGTCAACGATGTCACGAATGTTGCACGCGATATCGACGGACAGATTTATGCCCGCGACTTCAAGTTGATCGACCAGAGCGACATGATCGTCAGCTACATTCCAGAGCTTGCGGGCGGCATTCCGGGCCTGTCGAGCGGCGTGGAACGCGAATTGCAACACGCCTGGGAGGGAACAAAGGAGGTCTACGTCATCTGGAGGCCGCGAAAAGACCCGTCGCCCTTCATCACTGAAACCGCGACGCGCGTATTCAAAAGTGTGGACGAGCTCTTCAAGCATTTTCAGACGCTGAAGTACCTCGGGAATTATCAGCTTAATCTGCTGAATCCGTCCGCGCCGATGGAGCGCGGCCGATTTGGTTGA
- a CDS encoding ABC transporter ATP-binding protein, with product MSLLRIESLSKSYAVPGSARRMIVDIPELRLNSGEELALCGASGCGKSTFLNLVAGITEPDSGTVRLDGRDLFAMRPADRDRLRGGWIGCIFQSFNLLQGFTAIENVELAMMFGRGVDRAFARDLLNRVGLAEHCNHLPSTLSIGQQQRVAVARALANRPRLILADEPTGNLDHDNARGAMELIRSLAAASGAALIVVSHDRGLLSTFRRVEDFERLNRACQSVSRAGGDS from the coding sequence ATGAGCCTGCTCAGGATCGAGTCCCTGTCCAAGTCGTACGCCGTTCCCGGTTCGGCGCGTCGCATGATCGTCGACATTCCGGAACTCCGACTCAATTCTGGCGAAGAGCTTGCCCTGTGCGGCGCGAGTGGATGCGGCAAGAGCACGTTTCTGAATCTCGTCGCGGGGATCACTGAACCGGACAGCGGGACCGTCCGCCTTGACGGACGCGACCTCTTCGCGATGCGCCCGGCCGATCGCGATCGTCTCCGAGGGGGCTGGATCGGTTGCATATTCCAGTCGTTCAATCTTCTGCAGGGCTTCACGGCGATCGAGAACGTCGAACTGGCCATGATGTTCGGCCGCGGCGTCGATCGGGCATTCGCCCGTGACTTGCTCAATCGCGTCGGCCTGGCAGAACACTGCAATCATCTCCCATCGACGCTCTCGATCGGCCAGCAGCAACGCGTGGCTGTAGCCCGGGCTCTGGCCAATCGTCCGCGGCTGATCCTGGCCGACGAACCGACGGGCAATCTCGATCATGACAATGCGCGGGGCGCAATGGAGCTGATTCGATCACTTGCCGCGGCTTCCGGCGCGGCGCTGATCGTCGTCAGCCACGATCGCGGCCTCCTCAGCACGTTTCGTCGCGTTGAGGACTTCGAACGGCTCAACCGCGCCTGTCAGAGTGTGTCACGCGCCGGCGGTGACTCATGA
- a CDS encoding DUF3299 domain-containing protein: MSEPVPFPVPKSRNPTSGRASRSRFRLLRPCGVLRAVASGLLLISTACKEPPAPATQPNMPRGRPILEGGKREPTSPAGVPPLTTGISDSLNEKSPGIHPLVSFDFLAGFRYQKPPLTAAPSDSPRPDPIPPTIKAFDGRQVTVVGFMAPLDLDDDGRVPLFMLMRNQTFCCYGKPLEMNEWIEVQCPEGRPVKELLDVPLAASGRLGVGEKDINGIILNIYRLDLEDLRPVDPNDINPRPLPRR, from the coding sequence ATGAGCGAGCCAGTACCTTTTCCGGTCCCGAAGTCGCGAAACCCAACGTCCGGCCGGGCTAGTCGTTCGCGCTTCCGGCTTTTGCGGCCCTGCGGCGTCCTGCGAGCAGTAGCGTCCGGTCTGCTGCTGATCTCGACAGCATGCAAGGAGCCGCCTGCTCCGGCCACCCAGCCCAATATGCCGCGCGGCCGACCCATTCTCGAGGGAGGCAAACGGGAGCCGACATCTCCGGCCGGCGTTCCGCCTCTGACCACGGGCATCAGCGATTCCTTGAATGAAAAGTCGCCCGGCATTCATCCACTTGTATCTTTCGATTTCCTCGCCGGCTTCAGATATCAGAAACCGCCCCTGACTGCGGCGCCGTCGGATTCGCCTCGGCCGGACCCGATTCCACCCACCATCAAGGCTTTCGACGGCCGACAGGTCACAGTTGTCGGATTCATGGCGCCGCTCGACCTGGATGACGATGGACGCGTGCCTCTGTTCATGCTGATGCGAAATCAGACCTTCTGCTGCTACGGAAAGCCGCTCGAAATGAACGAATGGATCGAGGTTCAATGCCCCGAGGGTCGCCCGGTCAAGGAACTGCTGGACGTGCCGCTTGCCGCCAGCGGCCGCCTCGGCGTGGGCGAAAAGGACATCAACGGGATCATTCTGAACATCTACCGGCTGGATCTCGAAGACCTGCGCCCGGTCGATCCGAACGACATCAATCCGCGGCCGCTTCCGCGCCGTTAA
- a CDS encoding ABC transporter permease, giving the protein MTIINPQSGQPASHVAQGADAAAATPVGIRAIAFVVRRSLRRHLLATCVTISATAMASALVMAVFTLRDQAERAFVGGSCGFDAVLGARSSRLQLVLNVLFHLDVSPGNIPWSLYDSVRSDPRVAVAVPIAVGDNYFGYRIVGTDAQLFTEFQPRRSRKLEIRSGGRPFDSELREAVVGDVVARRTGLSVGSTFRPHHGLVFDSAAIHDDEHDEFLVVGILEPTNSPVDRVVWIPIEAVFRMSGHVLGHDDDHYEPVAGEEIPIEHKAVSALLIKLRSPQFGLDLDQEFNRGGSAATFAWPVARVLSELFDRIGWMAAVLEIVAAMVMLVAGAAILASLHNTINERRREFAIYRALGARRLTVFSIIIMESGAIAAIGAFAGFVPYIGLLASARTIIRDQTGVVLDLWSVHPALLWTPAAAILLGLIAGLIPAWKAYATDVAACLAPHS; this is encoded by the coding sequence ATGACAATTATCAATCCACAATCCGGGCAGCCTGCTTCGCATGTCGCTCAAGGCGCAGATGCTGCGGCCGCTACTCCCGTTGGAATTCGCGCCATCGCCTTTGTCGTACGGCGCAGTCTTCGCCGTCATCTGCTTGCCACCTGCGTCACAATTTCCGCGACGGCGATGGCGTCGGCGCTGGTCATGGCCGTTTTCACGCTGCGAGATCAGGCTGAACGTGCGTTTGTCGGGGGTTCCTGCGGGTTTGATGCCGTCTTGGGAGCGCGATCAAGTCGCCTCCAACTCGTCCTCAACGTACTTTTTCACCTCGACGTATCACCCGGAAATATCCCGTGGTCGCTCTACGATTCGGTCCGGTCCGACCCGCGCGTGGCTGTCGCCGTTCCAATCGCCGTCGGAGACAACTACTTCGGCTATCGCATTGTCGGCACCGACGCGCAGCTCTTCACGGAGTTTCAGCCGCGCCGCAGTCGCAAGCTGGAAATTCGCTCCGGTGGACGGCCTTTCGATTCCGAACTTCGCGAGGCTGTCGTTGGGGACGTGGTTGCACGCCGCACTGGGCTTTCCGTCGGAAGCACGTTTCGTCCCCATCACGGGCTCGTCTTCGATTCCGCCGCGATTCACGACGACGAGCATGACGAGTTCCTCGTGGTTGGAATTCTCGAACCCACGAATTCGCCCGTGGACCGCGTGGTCTGGATTCCGATCGAAGCGGTATTCCGAATGAGCGGCCATGTCCTCGGGCATGACGACGATCATTACGAACCCGTTGCTGGCGAGGAGATCCCGATCGAACACAAGGCCGTCAGCGCGCTGCTTATCAAGCTCCGAAGCCCCCAGTTCGGCCTTGACCTCGATCAGGAGTTCAACAGGGGCGGTTCGGCGGCCACCTTCGCCTGGCCGGTTGCTCGCGTGTTGTCGGAGCTGTTTGATCGCATCGGGTGGATGGCGGCTGTGCTCGAAATCGTCGCCGCAATGGTCATGCTGGTCGCGGGCGCGGCTATTTTGGCGAGCCTGCATAACACGATCAACGAGCGGCGTCGCGAGTTTGCGATTTATCGCGCGTTGGGTGCCCGGCGGCTGACGGTGTTCTCGATTATTATCATGGAATCCGGCGCTATCGCCGCGATCGGAGCGTTCGCGGGATTCGTTCCGTACATCGGTCTGCTCGCTTCCGCGCGGACAATCATTCGCGATCAGACAGGTGTCGTACTCGACCTTTGGAGTGTTCATCCCGCGCTGCTTTGGACGCCGGCGGCCGCTATCCTGCTCGGTCTCATCGCGGGTTTGATACCGGCATGGAAGGCGTATGCCACCGACGTGGCGGCCTGCCTCGCGCCGCATTCGTGA
- a CDS encoding alpha-mannosidase — MQHTKLRRFAAAITLFSLATHALANNTDESVASTDTCMYFSVNNIVNSDDGNWFIYLQFSREPYTFKKGDHLEYDVALASDVPVAKGGIDIDFSAENLPQPFRAMPWARDQAIVDQDGIRLHGDGLIEKAVGKWHHRVMDMSSLDGVSVARWTVNFEGDKPGRYVQCIDNVRITNNGNTVLWVYQNGPIPAFEVRQVSGYSREALVTFCLRDEAGDREKLAAVEVRARRQHELRAEQERFRAELDIMRQLAERDKDAHLLEHVKEAENAEDLAAFERGDAEAYTASLHRARQSISHHHPQMQKYTGHLVGHAHIDLQWLWTWDETIREIIPQTFGQAVKFMEEFPDFTFSQSSAALYLATEVHHPELFDKMKKYIEDGRWELVGGRWCEGDTNIISPESHVRHFLYGQRYFQQTFGKVCSVGWEPDTFGHCWTMPQLLLKSGIDSYYFCRAGKGVPLFWWEGPDGSRVLAFEEPATGGWYNDVVSDDKVRELIKFVIGTGANDHLMVYGVGNHGGGPTREYIEAANAMKSRSPWPTVKFSTASEFFDRLHQMADKLNAPTIRNELNTIFEGCYTTHGRVKRLNRLAESALERAEVFSAMAVVDGAFDRNPTSALGDGWKDVLFNHHHDTLPGSFIHPPSFYTNDMLERVIAQAQRIQERSLKAIADRAAGGKSRRDDSTYQKGIWIFNPLAWARSEVVTVDLFHLAEEEVAGILDSDGRSAPMQILDRSEEGDTSVTQICFLASGLPSCGYKVFLADIRKAGEPHQRRPLPIHIGEIDGVRPHAAKKPSAMAANFQILHEKPGGMTAWTIQTVDQTQPLGEPVWTDVIESGPVRTRVRRTYRHDLSTLFVDEVTYAASPRVDYEVKVEWLQIGNSQKGSDMLKVAFDTGISNEEARSEIPFGDIGRPTDGKEYPTLKWVALSDGKRTVAVLNDCKHGYDVKDGVIRMTMLRSSYDPDPTPDVGIHLMRFGVMRFDGPLDRAALAKAAWEFNQPAPFVVRGAPSTDASIRTGRSYVGISEPNIIMTAFKAAEDGDGLILRAYECAGMKTQAKLTLGFAAALATETDLLERVIPEAGMLPIEGGAISAEFGPYEIKTIKITRDALARSQHD; from the coding sequence ATGCAACACACCAAACTGAGACGGTTCGCCGCCGCGATCACTCTGTTTTCACTCGCAACGCATGCACTGGCGAACAACACGGACGAGAGCGTCGCCAGCACTGACACCTGCATGTATTTCAGTGTGAACAACATTGTCAACAGCGACGACGGCAACTGGTTCATCTATCTCCAGTTCTCCCGGGAGCCGTACACCTTCAAGAAAGGTGACCACCTGGAGTATGACGTCGCCCTCGCCAGCGATGTGCCAGTCGCCAAGGGCGGAATCGATATCGACTTCTCGGCCGAGAATCTGCCGCAGCCGTTTCGCGCCATGCCCTGGGCACGCGATCAGGCCATTGTCGATCAGGACGGCATCAGGCTCCACGGCGACGGACTCATCGAGAAGGCCGTCGGCAAATGGCATCATCGCGTCATGGATATGTCATCGCTTGATGGGGTATCCGTTGCACGCTGGACGGTGAATTTCGAGGGCGACAAGCCCGGCCGATATGTGCAGTGCATTGACAATGTCCGCATCACCAACAACGGGAATACCGTACTCTGGGTTTACCAAAACGGGCCGATACCGGCCTTTGAAGTACGTCAGGTGAGCGGCTACAGCCGCGAAGCCCTCGTGACCTTTTGCCTTCGCGACGAGGCGGGCGACCGCGAAAAGCTGGCGGCGGTGGAGGTCAGGGCAAGACGACAGCACGAGCTGCGTGCCGAACAAGAGAGGTTCCGTGCGGAGCTCGACATCATGCGGCAACTCGCCGAGCGCGACAAGGACGCTCACCTTCTGGAGCATGTAAAGGAGGCCGAAAACGCTGAGGACCTGGCTGCATTCGAACGCGGGGATGCGGAAGCCTATACGGCGTCGCTGCACCGCGCGCGGCAGTCGATCTCGCACCATCATCCGCAGATGCAGAAATATACGGGGCATCTCGTCGGCCACGCGCACATCGATCTGCAATGGCTATGGACATGGGATGAGACCATCAGGGAGATCATCCCTCAGACATTCGGACAGGCCGTGAAATTCATGGAGGAGTTTCCGGATTTCACATTCTCTCAAAGCAGTGCGGCGTTGTATCTGGCGACGGAAGTTCATCATCCTGAGCTGTTCGACAAGATGAAGAAGTACATCGAAGACGGGCGATGGGAGCTGGTGGGCGGTCGATGGTGCGAAGGGGATACGAACATCATCTCTCCGGAGTCGCACGTTCGGCATTTCCTTTACGGGCAACGCTATTTTCAGCAGACGTTTGGCAAGGTCTGCTCAGTCGGCTGGGAGCCGGACACGTTCGGGCACTGCTGGACGATGCCACAACTGCTCCTCAAATCCGGCATTGATTCGTACTATTTCTGTCGGGCGGGCAAGGGTGTGCCGTTATTCTGGTGGGAAGGTCCGGATGGCTCTCGCGTCCTCGCGTTCGAGGAGCCGGCGACAGGCGGCTGGTACAACGACGTTGTGAGCGATGACAAGGTTCGGGAGCTGATCAAGTTCGTCATCGGAACGGGGGCGAACGACCACTTGATGGTGTACGGCGTCGGCAATCACGGCGGAGGGCCCACGCGCGAGTACATCGAGGCGGCCAACGCGATGAAGTCGCGTTCACCATGGCCCACGGTCAAATTCTCAACGGCCTCGGAATTCTTCGATCGTCTTCACCAGATGGCGGACAAGCTGAACGCGCCCACGATCCGTAACGAGCTGAACACCATCTTCGAGGGATGCTACACCACGCATGGCCGAGTCAAGCGATTGAATCGACTGGCGGAGAGCGCGCTCGAGCGCGCCGAAGTCTTTTCGGCGATGGCCGTCGTGGACGGAGCATTCGATCGGAATCCCACGTCGGCATTGGGAGACGGCTGGAAAGACGTGCTGTTTAACCATCATCATGACACGCTTCCCGGCTCGTTCATTCATCCCCCTTCGTTCTATACGAATGACATGCTGGAGAGAGTGATCGCGCAGGCCCAACGAATTCAGGAGCGGTCCTTGAAGGCCATCGCCGACCGCGCCGCGGGCGGTAAATCACGAAGGGACGACTCGACCTACCAGAAGGGAATCTGGATCTTCAATCCGCTGGCGTGGGCGCGCAGCGAAGTGGTCACCGTTGATCTGTTCCACCTGGCCGAGGAGGAAGTCGCGGGCATTCTTGATTCCGACGGTCGTTCGGCGCCGATGCAGATTCTTGACCGATCGGAAGAAGGTGACACTTCCGTAACACAAATCTGCTTCCTCGCATCGGGTCTGCCAAGCTGCGGCTACAAGGTCTTTCTCGCGGATATTCGGAAGGCGGGAGAACCGCATCAGCGCCGACCCCTTCCGATTCACATCGGCGAGATCGACGGCGTCCGCCCCCATGCCGCGAAGAAGCCGAGCGCGATGGCGGCGAACTTTCAGATTCTCCACGAGAAGCCGGGCGGCATGACGGCATGGACCATTCAGACAGTGGACCAGACCCAGCCGCTTGGCGAGCCGGTCTGGACGGATGTCATCGAATCCGGGCCTGTGCGAACCCGGGTGCGTCGTACCTATCGTCACGACCTTTCGACGCTATTCGTGGATGAAGTGACGTACGCCGCATCGCCGCGTGTGGATTATGAAGTGAAGGTTGAGTGGCTCCAGATCGGGAATTCGCAAAAAGGCTCGGACATGCTGAAGGTCGCCTTCGACACCGGAATCAGCAACGAGGAAGCGAGGTCAGAGATACCATTCGGCGACATCGGGCGACCCACAGATGGCAAGGAGTATCCGACGCTGAAGTGGGTTGCACTGAGCGACGGTAAGCGAACAGTGGCAGTGCTCAACGACTGCAAGCACGGCTACGACGTGAAGGATGGCGTCATTCGAATGACGATGCTTCGCAGCAGCTACGATCCTGACCCGACGCCGGACGTCGGCATTCATCTCATGCGGTTCGGTGTGATGAGATTCGATGGACCGCTGGATCGCGCGGCCTTGGCGAAAGCTGCATGGGAGTTCAACCAACCCGCACCATTCGTGGTCCGCGGGGCACCGTCAACGGATGCGTCGATTCGCACCGGCCGCTCGTACGTCGGCATTTCGGAGCCGAACATCATCATGACGGCGTTCAAAGCCGCGGAAGACGGAGACGGTCTGATTCTCCGAGCCTATGAATGCGCGGGCATGAAAACGCAAGCGAAGCTCACGCTCGGATTCGCCGCCGCCTTGGCGACGGAGACGGACCTCCTTGAACGAGTAATCCCGGAGGCCGGCATGCTTCCGATCGAAGGCGGGGCCATCTCCGCCGAATTCGGCCCCTACGAAATCAAGACCATCAAGATCACCCGCGACGCTCTGGCCCGGTCGCAACACGATTGA